From a region of the Campylobacter showae genome:
- a CDS encoding LysE family translocator, which yields MNYLLFIVTFFPISLMPGINMAYAMSIGMSLGYVRALPMMAGQLTSLAFVGICCMLGVGAVLAHYSFAFKVLNVIAGLYLLYLGAMLFFSKGQLSITMVSQLPSKKQMFINGAVVCISNPKTWIFLSALLPTFLDANDPFSLPRIFSITVMLVFIEFCSLSIYALGGAILKKFLQTRLRLLEIFTAVIICAIGVLMMLR from the coding sequence ATGAACTACCTGCTTTTTATCGTTACATTTTTTCCGATTAGCCTGATGCCCGGTATCAACATGGCCTACGCGATGAGTATCGGCATGAGTCTGGGCTACGTGCGCGCGCTACCGATGATGGCAGGACAGCTCACATCTTTAGCATTCGTGGGGATTTGCTGTATGCTAGGCGTTGGCGCAGTTTTGGCGCATTATAGTTTCGCGTTTAAGGTTTTAAACGTCATCGCAGGACTTTATCTACTATATCTTGGCGCTATGCTGTTTTTTAGCAAAGGGCAGCTTAGTATAACGATGGTATCGCAGCTGCCGAGCAAAAAGCAGATGTTTATAAACGGCGCCGTAGTCTGCATCTCAAACCCAAAGACATGGATTTTTCTATCGGCTTTGCTGCCGACTTTTTTGGACGCGAACGATCCTTTTAGCTTGCCTCGTATATTTTCTATCACCGTTATGCTCGTTTTTATCGAGTTTTGCTCGCTTAGCATCTATGCTCTTGGCGGTGCGATACTAAAGAAATTTTTGCAAACCCGCCTGCGACTTTTGGAGATTTTTACAGCCGTTATCATCTGCGCTATCGGCGTTTTGATGATGCTTCGCTAA
- a CDS encoding sensor histidine kinase, whose protein sequence is MNTTQNKKKYLISLKTYTAAMFIFVFCVLCVAASAAIIAYERIFEMKLGMFWGIISFCAIVMGAGGAIFYAVTAYFLRYVESFRLAAGKIARGDFAVRVARKNCKRGADSEYLHELDELAANINLTAAALEKMDYMQKDFISNVSHELKTPLSVISGYCEIAQDETDEARRNEYLDLIKEQAGALSRLCEDMLLLSRLDSQAGVNLDENVRVDEQLRKATAMLMQKYDGREFDLDLAAVTVRSNASMLAQIWLNLMDNALKYSAADVGVSCCEEGGGLVVRISDEGAGIEAKKLEKIYDKFYQCEESHKGKGSGLGLSIVRRIVHLLGGEISYESEPGRGTTVSVKIPNARKI, encoded by the coding sequence ATGAATACTACGCAAAATAAGAAAAAATACCTAATCAGCTTAAAAACATACACGGCGGCGATGTTTATCTTCGTCTTTTGCGTGCTTTGCGTCGCGGCGTCGGCGGCGATCATAGCTTACGAGCGGATATTTGAGATGAAGCTTGGGATGTTTTGGGGCATTATCAGCTTTTGCGCGATCGTGATGGGCGCGGGTGGAGCGATATTTTATGCCGTAACGGCGTATTTTTTGAGATACGTCGAGAGCTTTAGACTAGCAGCCGGTAAGATCGCTAGAGGCGACTTTGCCGTTAGGGTCGCGCGCAAAAACTGCAAGCGCGGCGCGGATAGCGAATACCTGCACGAGCTAGACGAGCTGGCGGCAAATATAAATTTGACCGCGGCGGCGCTGGAAAAAATGGACTACATGCAAAAGGATTTCATTTCAAACGTCTCGCACGAGCTAAAAACGCCTCTAAGCGTCATCAGCGGCTACTGCGAGATCGCACAGGACGAGACGGACGAGGCGCGCAGAAACGAGTATCTAGACCTCATAAAAGAGCAGGCAGGCGCGCTAAGCAGGCTGTGCGAGGATATGCTGCTGCTCTCGCGGCTAGATAGCCAGGCGGGCGTAAATTTAGACGAAAACGTGCGCGTAGACGAGCAGCTACGAAAGGCTACGGCAATGCTGATGCAAAAGTACGATGGGCGTGAGTTTGATCTGGATCTAGCCGCCGTAACTGTGCGAAGCAACGCCTCGATGCTAGCGCAAATTTGGCTAAATTTGATGGATAACGCGCTAAAGTACTCGGCTGCGGACGTCGGCGTGAGCTGCTGCGAAGAGGGCGGCGGGCTTGTCGTGCGCATTAGCGACGAGGGGGCGGGCATCGAGGCAAAAAAGCTAGAAAAAATCTACGATAAATTTTATCAATGCGAGGAGTCGCACAAGGGCAAAGGTAGCGGCCTGGGGCTATCTATCGTGCGTCGTATCGTTCATCTTTTAGGCGGCGAGATAAGCTACGAAAGCGAGCCAGGACGCGGCACGACCGTGAGTGTGAAAATCCCAAACGCACGTAAAATTTGA
- the leuB gene encoding 3-isopropylmalate dehydrogenase → MAKIYNIAVIKGDGIGPEIVDEAIKALDAASAEFGLELSYNYYLMGGAAIDVFGEPLPSETLNGALNSDAVLFGAIGGPKWDGVPRHLRPESGLLKLRKELGAYANLRPAMIFDELVDASTLKPSVLQGVDFIVVRELTGGIYFGQPREKKENSAYNTMTYTSEEIERIAKVGFETAMKRKKRVCMVDKANVLETSQLWREVTSEVAKSYPEVNLEFMYVDNAAMQLVRAPSKFDVILTENLFGDILSDEASMVCGSIGLLPSASIGGKVGIYEPIHGSAPDIAGQGIANPVATILSAAMMLRYSFGENEAAKAIENAVKAALAQGYRTKDIAEFGAKEICSTSEMGGIIASLIKK, encoded by the coding sequence ATGGCTAAAATTTATAATATCGCAGTGATAAAAGGCGACGGCATCGGCCCTGAGATAGTTGACGAGGCGATAAAGGCGCTAGATGCGGCTAGCGCGGAGTTTGGTTTAGAGCTTAGCTATAACTATTACTTGATGGGCGGCGCAGCGATCGACGTGTTTGGCGAGCCTTTGCCTAGCGAGACGCTAAACGGCGCGCTAAACTCGGACGCGGTGCTTTTTGGCGCCATAGGCGGGCCTAAATGGGACGGCGTGCCGCGCCATCTACGCCCTGAAAGCGGACTTTTGAAGCTGCGAAAAGAGCTTGGCGCGTATGCAAATTTGCGCCCTGCGATGATATTTGACGAGCTGGTGGACGCTAGCACGCTAAAGCCATCAGTCCTTCAGGGTGTCGATTTTATCGTGGTTCGCGAGCTAACCGGCGGGATATACTTCGGTCAGCCGCGCGAGAAAAAAGAAAACAGCGCCTACAACACTATGACCTACACGAGCGAGGAGATCGAGCGCATCGCGAAGGTCGGGTTTGAAACCGCGATGAAGCGCAAAAAACGCGTCTGCATGGTCGATAAGGCAAACGTACTAGAGACCAGTCAGCTCTGGCGCGAAGTTACGAGCGAGGTAGCAAAGAGCTATCCGGAGGTAAATTTGGAGTTTATGTACGTCGATAACGCGGCGATGCAGCTCGTGCGCGCGCCTAGCAAATTTGACGTGATTTTGACGGAAAATCTCTTCGGCGATATCCTAAGCGACGAAGCTAGCATGGTGTGCGGCTCGATAGGGCTCCTGCCAAGCGCCAGCATCGGAGGCAAGGTAGGCATCTACGAGCCTATCCACGGTAGCGCGCCTGATATCGCGGGGCAGGGCATCGCAAACCCGGTCGCTACTATACTAAGCGCTGCGATGATGCTTAGGTATTCATTTGGCGAAAACGAGGCGGCAAAAGCGATCGAAAACGCCGTAAAAGCGGCTCTCGCACAAGGATATAGGACGAAGGATATAGCGGAGTTTGGCGCTAAAGAAATTTGCTCTACGAGCGAGATGGGCGGCATCATCGCCTCGCTAATAAAAAAATGA
- a CDS encoding CiaD-like domain-containing protein: MKLEEIAKMAIDEVAMELERMDAAREKQDVLQETNETKDGINLTNTPVSSGDVNLTNAAGLANLVGEISVADEASEFEAALDSAGNSQKTAAKFDAVQESDLTAAPQKAFEVEVANFTGEEIFLKNLKERILVLFEGLNATSEENLKDRLSLTLKFLEFVLANVENRLENLQK; this comes from the coding sequence ATGAAACTAGAAGAAATAGCGAAAATGGCGATAGACGAGGTGGCGATGGAGCTAGAGCGAATGGACGCCGCGCGCGAAAAACAGGACGTATTGCAAGAGACAAACGAAACTAAAGACGGGATAAATTTAACAAATACGCCCGTATCAAGCGGCGACGTAAATTTGACCAATGCCGCGGGCCTTGCAAATTTAGTCGGCGAGATAAGCGTAGCGGACGAGGCTAGCGAGTTTGAGGCGGCTTTGGATAGTGCGGGAAATTCGCAAAAAACGGCGGCGAAATTTGACGCCGTCCAGGAGTCCGACCTGACCGCCGCGCCGCAAAAAGCCTTTGAGGTCGAGGTTGCGAATTTTACGGGCGAGGAGATATTTCTAAAAAACCTAAAAGAGCGCATTTTGGTGCTTTTTGAAGGGCTAAACGCGACCAGCGAGGAAAACCTAAAAGACAGGCTCTCGCTAACGCTTAAATTTTTAGAATTCGTGCTGGCAAATGTCGAAAATCGGCTCGAAAATTTGCAAAAATAA
- a CDS encoding 3-isopropylmalate dehydratase small subunit — protein sequence MKQAKVWKFGDNIDTDIIIAARYLNTSDEKILATHIMEDADPEFSKKISAGDVIVAGENFGCGSSREHAPLALKAAGIGAVIAKSFARIFYRNSFNTGLLILEIKETDEINAGDELKIDVDNGAVVNLTSGKEYKFSPIPPFMQELLKSGGLIEYAKTRI from the coding sequence ATGAAACAAGCAAAAGTCTGGAAATTCGGCGACAATATCGACACCGACATCATCATAGCCGCGCGCTATCTCAACACCTCCGACGAGAAAATCTTGGCCACTCACATCATGGAGGACGCCGATCCTGAGTTTAGCAAAAAAATCTCTGCGGGCGACGTCATCGTAGCGGGCGAAAATTTCGGCTGCGGCAGCTCGCGCGAGCACGCTCCTTTGGCGCTTAAGGCTGCTGGCATAGGAGCCGTGATAGCTAAGAGTTTTGCTAGAATTTTTTATAGAAACAGCTTTAACACAGGGCTTTTGATACTAGAAATCAAAGAAACAGACGAGATAAACGCAGGCGACGAACTAAAAATCGACGTGGATAACGGCGCGGTCGTAAATTTAACGAGCGGCAAAGAGTATAAATTTAGCCCGATACCGCCATTTATGCAAGAGCTTTTAAAAAGCGGCGGCCTCATAGAATACGCAAAAACAAGGATATAA
- a CDS encoding response regulator transcription factor — protein MFKILVAEDDENLNKIICLKLAQEGFSPLAAFDGEQAIKLLESERADLVITDIMMPGLSGYELTKQIKLLDESLPVLMITAKSGMEGMEKGFVTGADDYMSKPVNLKEMTLRINALLRRAKIASGKRLRFKNSELDYAALSLKIGGEVVELAPKEFYLLFLLLSNPGKIFTRLEIMQEIWGYDTDSDERAVDTHVKKLRRKLEGCTDFEIATVRGIGYKGEIYE, from the coding sequence ATGTTTAAAATTTTAGTCGCCGAGGATGACGAAAATTTAAATAAAATAATCTGCCTAAAGCTCGCTCAGGAGGGCTTTTCGCCGCTTGCGGCTTTTGACGGAGAGCAGGCTATAAAGCTGCTAGAGAGCGAGCGTGCCGACCTTGTGATCACCGATATCATGATGCCAGGGCTTAGCGGATATGAGCTAACCAAGCAAATCAAGCTGCTAGACGAGTCGCTGCCGGTGCTCATGATAACGGCAAAAAGCGGCATGGAGGGTATGGAGAAGGGCTTTGTCACGGGGGCGGACGACTACATGAGCAAGCCCGTAAATTTAAAGGAAATGACGCTACGCATAAACGCGCTTTTGCGCCGAGCCAAAATCGCTAGCGGCAAGCGGCTGAGGTTTAAAAACTCAGAGCTTGACTATGCGGCCCTTAGCCTAAAAATCGGCGGCGAGGTCGTGGAGCTCGCGCCAAAGGAGTTTTATCTACTCTTTTTACTACTCTCAAACCCGGGCAAAATTTTCACTCGACTAGAAATCATGCAAGAAATCTGGGGCTACGACACGGATAGCGACGAGCGCGCGGTCGATACGCACGTAAAAAAGCTACGCCGCAAGCTAGAAGGCTGCACGGACTTTGAGATAGCTACGGTGCGCGGTATCGGCTATAAGGGCGAAATTTACGAGTGA